From the genome of Syngnathus acus chromosome 24, fSynAcu1.2, whole genome shotgun sequence, one region includes:
- the tdh gene encoding L-threonine dehydrogenase, with amino-acid sequence MGAASAPSCGAPPGVDQSATRPASPRTQMACDKEQQLMQHWLHITPRASRTTHARASNSFRPTPKPVGLPPELVTSMAVIRTLSKVAKQACGCRPLAVAVRSISFSPRQVTSDASFHSVSFSETDHPKVLITGGLGQLGVGLAKLLRKQFGKNNVILSDIRKPSSSVFHSGPFIYSDILDYKNLREIVVNNRITWLVHYSALLSAVGEANVALARSVNITGLHNILDIAAEHGLRLFVPSTIGAFGPTSPRNPTPDLCVQRPRTIYGVSKVHAELMGEYYHHRYSLDFRCLRYPGIISADSMPGGGTTDYAVQIFHDALKTGKFECFLRPDTRLPMMYIDDCLRATLEVLEAPADTLSMRTYNINAMSFSPEELVRELRKHMPELEVSYNVDPVRQAIADSWPMDFDDSNAKRDWAWKHDYDLPEMVQTMLNFLSGDTRMAHAN; translated from the exons ATGGGCGCGGCCAGCGCCCCAAGCTGCGGCGCACCTCCGGGCGTCGACCAATCAGCGACGAGACCGGCTTCCCCTCGAACGCAGATGGCCTGTGATAAAGAGCAGCAGCTGATGCAACACTGGCTTCACATAACACCAAGAGCATCACGCACGACACACGCCCGAGCGAGTAACTCGTTTAGACCAACTCCAAAGCCAGTCGGACTGCCTCCAGAACTG GTTACAAGTATGGCCGTCATCAGAACCCTCAGCAAGGTGGCCAAGCAGGCGTGCGGCTGCCGGCCCTTGGCGGTGGCGGTGCGCTCCATCAGCTTCTCGCCGCGCCAGGTCACGTCCGACGCCAGCTTCCACTCGGTGTCCTTCTCCGAGACGGACCACCCCAAGGTGCTCATCACgg GTGGCCTGGGGCAGCTCGGCGTGGGGCTCGCCAAACTCTTACG GAAGCAGTTTGGAAAAAACAACGTCATCCTGTCCGATATCAGGAAGCCGTCAAGCAGCGTTTTCCACAGCG GCCCGTTCATCTACTCGGACATTTTGGACTACAAGAACCTGCGGGAGATCGTGGTGAACAACCGCATCACTTGGCTGGTCCACTACAGCGCTCTTCTCAGCGCCGTGGGCGAGGCCAACGTGGCCCTGGCCAGATCCGTCAACATCACCG GCCTCCACAACATCCTGGACATCGCCGCCGAACACGGCCTGCGTCTGTTCGTCCCCAGCACCATCGGCGCTTTCGGACCTACGTCGCCGCGCAACCCCACGCCCGACCTGTGCGTGCAGAGGCCCCGCACCATTTACGGTGTCTCCAAAGTCCACGCGGAGCTCATGGGCGAA TACTACCACCATCGCTACAGCCTGGACTTCCGCTGTCTCCGCTACCCTGGAATAATTTCCGCCGACTCCATGCCCGGCGGGGGCACGACAG ACTACGCGGTGCAGATCTTCCACGACGCTCTCAAGACGGGCAAGTTTGAGTGCTTCCTGCGGCCCGACACCAGGCTTCCCATGATGTACATCGACGACTGCTTGCGCGCCACCCTGGAGGTGCTGGAGGCGCCGGCCGACACGCTCAGCATGCGCACGTACAACATCAACGCCATGAGCTTCTCGCCCGAAGAGCTGGTGCGGGAGCTGCGCAAGCACATGCCCGAGCTGGAGGTCTCGTACAACGTGGACCCCGTCCGGCAGGCCATCG CCGACTCCTGGCCGATGGACTTTGACGACTCCAACGCCAAGCGCGACTGGGCCTGGAAGCACGACTACGACCTGCCCGAGATGGTGCAGACCATGCTCAACTTCCTCAGCGGCGACACACGCATGGCCCACGCCAACTAG
- the mtmr9 gene encoding myotubularin-related protein 9, with product MEFAELIKTPRVDGVVLHRPFMPTVEGTLCLTGHHLILSSRQDNTEELWLLHSNIDSIEKRFVGSIGRIIVKCKDLRVIQLDIPGMEECINIVSSTEALSTLDSVSLMYPFFYRPMFEVIHDGWNCFRPQDAFKDLESMTDEWRLSEVNKDFSVCPSYPPLLAVPKGIDDDSLRVAASFRHGGRFPVLSYYHKKNGMVMMRAAQPLTGTNGRRCKEDEKLINATLRPGKRGYVIDTRAINVAQQAKAKGGGFESEANYPQWRRIHKAIERFGVLQESLIKLVEACNDQSHNMDRWLSKLEASNWLGHVKEILTTACLAAQCIDREGASVLVHGTEGTDSTLQIASLAQIILDPGCRTIRGFQGLVEREWLQAGHPFQQRCAQSAYSSGKPRQEAPVFLLFLDCVWQILRQFPCSFEFGESFLVLLFEHSYASQFGTFLGNSAAERAKLSVSDKTASLWSWVNRPQELERLCNPLYEANGLVIWPSVAPQSLLLWEGVFLRWNRSSKCLDEAHEEMVHIIEYNKELQKRVNLLRRQLAQLETQDPLLQTP from the exons ATGGAGTTTGCAGAGTTGATCAAGACGCCCCGGGTGGACGGGGTGGTCCTCCATCGGCCCTTTATGCCCACCGTGGAGGGAACCTTGTGCCTGACGGGCCACCACCtcatcctctcctccaggcagGACAACACGGAGGAGCTGTGGCTGCTTCACTCCAACATTGACTCCATAGAAAAGAG GTTTGTAGGTTCTATAGGTAGGATCATAGTCAAATGTAAAGACCTGAGAGTGATCCAGCTGGATATTCCTGGTATGGAGGAGTGTATCAACATTGTTAGCTCGACTGag GCCCTCTCGACACTTGATTCCGTCTCCCTGATGTACCCTTTCTTCTACCGGCCCATGTTCGAGGTTATCCATGACGGATGGAATTGTTTCCGTCCTCAAGATGCTTTTAAAGACCTTGAGTCCATG ACCGATGAGTGGCGGCTGAGTGAAGTCAACAAGGACTTCAGCGTGTGCCCATCCTATCCTCCCCTGCTGGCGGTGCCCAAGGGCATCGATGACGACTCGCTGAGAGTGGCGGCATCGTTCCGTCACGGCGGCCGCTTTCCCGTGCTCAGCTACTACCACAAGAAGAACGGCATG GTGATGATGCGAGCGGCTCAGCCTCTCACCGGCACCAACGGGCGGCGGTGCAAGGAAGACGAGAAGCTCATCAACGCCACCCTGAGGCCAGGCAAGCGCGGCTACGTCATCGACACGCGCGCCATCAACGTGGCCCAGCAGGCCAAAGCCAAAGGAGGAGGCTTCGAGTCCGAGGCCAACTACCCGCAGTGGAGGAGGATCCACAAGGCCATCGAAAG GTTCGGTGTTCTGCAGGAAAGTCTGATCAAGCTGGTGGAGGCATGTAACGACCAGTCGCACAACATGGACCGCTGGCTCAGCAAGCTGGAGGCGTCCAACTGGCTGGGCCACGTCAAGGAGATCCTGACCACCGCCTGCCTGGCAGCCCAGTGCATCGACAG GGAGGGAGCGTCCGTCCTCGTCCACGGCACAGAAGGCACCGACTCCACTCTCCAAATCGCCTCCTTGGCTCAGATCATCTTGGATCCGGGCTGCAGGACCATccgaggcttccagggccTGGTGGAGCGGGAGTGGCTCCAG GCGGGTCACCCCTTCCAGCAGCGTTGCGCCCAGTCGGCCTATTCCAGCGGCAAACCTCGCCAGGAGGCTCCCGTCTTCCTGCTCTTCCTGGACTGCGTGTGGCAGATCCTCCGGCAGTTTCCCTGTTCCTTTGAGTTTGGCGAGTCCTTCCTGGTGCTGCTTTTTGAGCACTCGTACGCTTCCCAGTTTGGCACTTTTCTGGGCAACAGTGCGGCAGAGAG GGCCAAACTGTCCGTGTCTGACAAGACGGCGTCGCTGTGGTCGTGGGTGAATCGGCCGCAGGAGCTGGAGCGTCTGTGCAACCCGCTCTACGAGGCCAACGGTCTGGTCATCTGGCCCTCGGTGGCCCCGCAGAGCCTGCTGCTGTGGGAGG GAGTGTTCCTCCGCTGGAACCGCTCGTCCAAGTGCCTGGACGAGGCCCACGAGGAAATGGTGCACATCATCGAGTACAACAAGGAGCTCCAGAAGCGGGTCAACCTCCTGCGCCGGCAGCTGGCCCAGTTGGAGACGCAAGATCCGCTCCTGCAAACGCCCTAG
- the xkr6b gene encoding XK-related protein 6b encodes MAAKSDGRGVITGFAQLRNLDEVVGAGEEGRDNGSSFHICHCCNTSSCYWGCRSACLHYLRARRREAARPPHEEQRLWLDCLWIVLALLVFFWDVGSDVWLAAYYYRSRDFLWSAVTLFFVLVPSVLVQILSFRWFVQDYTEGALGSVQGLSSRRATASLQRDRCCRLSVWLWQSALHVFQLGQVWRYIRTMYLGVQSYRQKENQRRFYWAMMYEYADVNMLRLLETFLESAPQLVLQLCIMIQSNKAEWQQCSSVLSSLLSLAWVLASYHKLLRDSRDDKKSMSYRGAVVHLFWRLFTISSRVLSFALFASVFHIYFGIFVVLHWCAMAFWVIHGGTDFCMSKWEEVLFNMVVGVVYVFCWFNVQEGRTRFRMVVYYTVVLLENAVLSGLWYAYRDPATTDAFASYALCSVFLCFASGVACMVLYYGVLHPMGPRLRVLASSCCAELLWGLPLPPEAEPMAPTPGPRGSQATPTRGPAGEQAGSDESIADSCLPVFQVRSAEPVDSSGRPVRPEGPLIKIDMPRKRYPAWDAHFVDRRLRRTINVLQYVSPNAVGIRYRDGPLLYELLQYESSF; translated from the exons ATGGCTGCGAAGTCCGACGGCCGCGGGGTCATCACCGGCTTCGCCCAGCTGCGCAACCTGGACGAGGTGGTGGGCGCCGGGGAGGAGGGGCGCGACAACGGCAGCTCCTTCCACATCTGCCACTGCTGCAACACCTCGTCGTGCTACTGGGGATGCCGGAGCGCCTGCCTGCACTACCTGCGGGCCAGGCGCAGGGAGGCGGCGCGGCCACCGCACGAGGAGCAGCGACTCTGGCTGGACTGCCTGTGGATCGTCCTGGCCCTGCTCGTCTTCTTCTGGGACGTGGGCAGCGACGTGTGGCTCGCCGCCTACTACTACCGCAGCCGGGATTTCCTGTGGTCGGCCGTGACCCTCTTCTTCGTTCTGGTGCCCTCGGTGCTGGTGCAGATCCTCAGCTTCAGGTGGTTCGTGCAGGATTACACGGAGGGCGCACTGGGCTCGGTGCAGGGGCTGAGTAGCCGCCGAGCCACCGCCAGCCTGCAGCGGGACCGCTGCTGCCGACTGTCCGTGTGGCTCTGGCAGAGCGCGCTGCACGTCTTTCAATTGGGACAGGTGTGGAG GTACATCCGCACCATGTACCTGGGGGTCCAAAGCTACCGGCAGAAGGAGAACCAGCGGCGCTTCTACTGGGCCATGATGTACGAGTACGCCGACGTCAACATGCTGCGACTGCTGGAGACCTTCCTGGAAAGCGCCCCCCAGCTGGTGCTGCAGCTTTGCATCATGATCCAAAGCAACAAGGCCGAGTGGCAGCAGT GTTCTTCGGTGTTGTCGTCCCTCCTGTCCCTGGCCTGGGTGCTGGCGTCCTACCACAAACTCCTGCGCGACTCGCGCGACGACAAGAAGAGCATGAGCTACCGCGGCGCTGTGGTGCACCTCTTCTGGCGCCTCTTCACCATTTCCTCCCGGGTGCTGTCCTTTGCCCTGTTTGCCTCGGTTTTCCACATCTACTTTGGCATTTTCGTGGTGCTCCACTGGTGCGCCATGGCCTTCTGGGTCATCCACGGCGGCACCGACTTCTGCATGTCCAAGTGGGAGGAGGTGCTGTTCAACATGGTGGTGGGGGTGGTCTACGTTTTCTGCTGGTTCAATGTGCAGGAAGGGCGGACGCGTTTCCGGATGGTGGTCTATTACACCGTGGTACTGTTAGAGAACGCCGTTCTGAGCGGGCTCTGGTACGCATACCGCGACCCGGCCACCACCGACGCCTTTGCCTCTTATGCCCTCTGCAGCGTCTTCCTGTGCTTTGCCTCAGGTGTGGCCTGCATGGTGCTCTACTACGGGGTCCTGCACCCCATGGGCCCCCGGCTGAGGGTCCTGGCAAGCTCCTGTTGCGCAGAACTGCTCTGGGGGCTGCCGTTGCCCCCCGAGGCCGAGCCTATGGCGCCCACGCCGGGCCCGCGCGGCTCTCAGGCCACGCCCACGCGGGGCCCGGCGGGCGAGCAAGCGGGGTCGGACGAAAGCATCGCCGACTCCTGCCTTCCCGTTTTCCAGGTGCGCTCCGCCGAGCCGGTGGACTCTTCCGGCCGGCCCGTCCGCCCCGAAGGCCCCCTCATCAAAATAGACATGCCTCGGAAACGCTACCCGGCCTGGGATGCGCACTTTGTGGATCGCCGCCTGCGCAGGACCATCAACGTGCTGCAGTACGTGAGTCCCAACGCGGTGGGCATCAGGTACAGGGACGGCCCCCTCCTCTACGAACTCCTGCAGTACGAATCGTCGTTCTGA